From the Primulina tabacum isolate GXHZ01 chromosome 3, ASM2559414v2, whole genome shotgun sequence genome, one window contains:
- the LOC142541177 gene encoding U-box domain-containing protein 9-like has translation MAKNGVSEEDSNMAAKAMELKRELQKMVKAIVDADDVDLETTDRALQMLRDLKELKLKKSMSLKLRSGYKDEETLYGTAPEAFRCPLSKELMRDPVIVANGQTYDRTFIQKWLNSGNRTCPRTQQVLTHTILTPNQLIREMIQQWCKNHGITLSESLQSEEGLMGADRDHFLSLLGKMSSTLQNQKEAAKELRQLTKRIPSFRALFGESVNAIPQLLSPLSQSKCFSEVHPDLQEDVITTLLNLSIHDNNKKLVAETPKVIPLLMDALRSGTIETRSNAAAALFTLSAVDSNKSFIGKSGALKPLVDLLDEGHPLAMKDVASAIFNICIIHDNKARAVGDGAVKVILKKITSRIHVDELLSILAMLSTNQKAVEEMGELGGVSCLLSLMRETSCDRNKENCVAILYTICFSDRSKWSEMREEEKTYGTLSQLAKNGTSRAKRKASGILERLDRAVNLTHTA, from the exons ATGGCGAAGAATGGGGTGTCCGAAGAGGATTCGAATATGGCGGCGAAGGCGATGGAATTGAAAAGAGAGCTTCAGAAAATGGTGAAGGCTATTGTTGACGCGGATGATGTCGATTTGGAGACGACTGATAGAGCTCTGCAAATGCTGCGTGATttgaaggaattgaagttgaagAAATCCATGTCCTTGAAACTTCGCAGTGGCTATAAGGATGAAGAGACGCTTTATGGGACGGCGCCGGAGGCGTTTAGATGCCCGCTCTCGAAGGAGCTCATGAGGGATCCTGTGATTGTTGCCAATGGGCAG ACTTATGATAGGACTTTCATTCAGAAATGGTTAAATTCCGGGAACAGGACGTGCCCTAGAACACAACAAGTACTCACACACACTATCCTTACACCTAATCAATTGATACGGGAAATGATACAACAATGGTGCAAGAATCATGGGATCACATTATCTGAATCTCTTCAAAGTGAAGAAGGCTTGATGGGGGCGGATAGGGAccattttctttctttgctTGGTAAAATGTCTTCTACTTTACAGAATCAAAAGGAAGCAGCAAAAGAATTACGCCAATTGACAAAAAGGATCCCTTCATTTCGAGCACTTTTCGGTGAATCCGTCAATGCCATACCACAGTTGCTCTCTCCACTCTCTCAGAGCAAGTGTTTCAGTGAGGTTCATCCCGACCTCCAAGAAGATGTAATAACTACGCTTTTAAATCTCTCTATTCACGACAATAACAAGAAGCTTGTTGCTGAGACACCAAAGGTCATTCCTCTTCTTATGGATGCTCTACGATCGGGAACAATAGAAACGAGAAGCAATGCAGCGGCAGCCCTTTTCACTTTATCTGCTGTAGACTCGAACAAATCATTTATTGGTAAATCAGGAGCTTTAAAACCCTTAGTCGACCTATTGGACGAAGGGCATCCTCTAGCCATGAAAGACGTTGCATCTGCAATTTTCAATATATGCATCATTCACGATAACAAGGCTAGAGCAGTTGGAGATGGTGCCGTGAAAGTGATTCTTAAAAAGATCACCAGTAGAATTCATGTTGACGAGTTACTTTCCATTCTTGCTATGCTTTCAACCAACCAAAAAGCTGTGGAGGAAATGGGAGAGCTTGGTGGGGTTTCCTGCTTGCTTAGTTTGATGAGGGAGACATCTTGCGATCGAAACAAAGAGAATTGTGTTGCCATCTTGTATACTATCTGCTTTTCAGATAGATCTAAGTGGAGCGAGATGAGGGAAGAAGAAAAAACGTATGGTACGCTATCTCAGCTTGCAAAAAATGGCACGTCCAGAGCCAAGCGGAAAGCATCCGGCATTCTTGAGAGACTGGATCGGGCAGTTAATCTCACCCACACTGCGTGA